The Prionailurus bengalensis isolate Pbe53 chromosome C2, Fcat_Pben_1.1_paternal_pri, whole genome shotgun sequence DNA segment ttttgagggagagagagagagaggcagaaggaagctTTAATCAGTCTCCATACCCCACAGCTCTattccacgaactgtgagttcatgacctgagcaaaaatgaagagtcagacacttaaccaactagctacccaggcgctcctaacCTGAACTCCTAGTCTGCCCAGCCCTCCTCCAAACATATATTTTCAGAAGGCCCTCTCTGATTTTGTGAattcagaggggggaaaaaggacacaatatataatttatttcaaagagcAATTTCAGGAATGAGAGAGAAGGCAAGTGAAGTGAAAGTAGTTGATACAAGAAACATTTTcctgttgtaaatattttatagtaactttttacaaatgagacttgaccttttctttcttttaaaattctgaaagtgTCTTCAAATCAAATCAGATTACAGCTGTTTAAGTGAACTATCAAGTCCTCTGCAAGAGGACTCTACGTCCCAGTGTTTGTGGACCTATTACAAATGTACTGAGGAGCCAGTGCTTCCTGAAAAGTTGCATTTGGGGGACAATCAATCAAGGAGAGACTCTGCTGACCCTCAGCTCCATTGATAAGAGAGTCAGAAGTTATGTGTGGCTAAGGAACTCTTAAAGTGTGTAGGAATGACATACGAGAAATCAGGAAATTGTTTGGGGCTATTCTGAACCTGCTTGGTACAGTTGTGTTGGAGTTTGGGGAGTATAGATGGGGACATGGTAGTCACTGGGGTTAAGTGGCTAAGATCAGGAATGGGGCCCAGGACTGGCTGGCTCTAAGACCAAGAGAAACTCCAGGCTGTGGTTTGCAGGGACAAGTGGAAATGCATGCCTGCCTAGGTGTTCCAGAGGACGATGACTGTGATGATGGAGGTGGCCGTGAAGAGCAGGTAGAGGCGGAAGAGCAGGGTGTCCATCATGTGGCTGAACTGCACCCACAGGTCGACCAAGTGCTGCTTCTGAGCCTCATCTTCCTGTTGAGCCCTTGTTGACCCAGGACACCCATTTAACCCTGTCCCTCTGGCACCTGGCACCTTCTCCACTAACTCCACGGGCTTCTTCATAcctacagagagacagagacccagccaTGGGCCATGGAGTTCACCTGGGGAtcaagggagacagggaggaaagaaagagtaaaagagTGGAGGTGTGGGAAGAGAAAGTGTAGGCGGTGCTGACTCCCCTTACCGTGCAGGTGGGTGAGGGTGAGGCCGAAGCCCTTATTTCCCTTCCCAGGTGCAGTGGTGCAGCACTTCCTTGGGCTTGCACAGTTGAGGAGCAGAGAGTGGAGCCACCAAGGCATAGGTGGGGGCTGTGTGGCAGCCATGTGCGACAGGTGGATGATGAAGATGGTTTCTAGCAGGCTGATCACCATCAGGGACAGACACAGGGCAAAGTAGACACCTTAGGACAAAGCAAATTCTAAGTAAACTAGGGCAGATTCTTTTCTACACTTGTCTTAATACTCTCCAAATCCAATCTTTCCTCAGAACCCCTTCCCTCCTTAAGTGGAGAGGCAGCGGTTCTCCTGTTTCCCTCCCTGTGCCCTGCTGCCTTTGCTTCCCTGGAAAGTGGGAGGGACCATACTGATGAGAGGGGTGCCAGTTGCAGGGAGTAAGTCATTCATCATGAGCAGGAAGACGTTGTAGCCCAGCAGAAGTGTTATCTTGAATGGGGCACGAGTCTCACTTTCTGCCGGCAGGTAGAAGCTGAGGGCATCAATGGCAACCAGAAAGCCACTGGGCACCAGAAGGTTTATGATGTAGAGGCTGGGCCTGCGCCTGATGGCCACCTGCGGGGAGGATTTATGGAGAATGTGGCAAATAAACTGATGTCAGAGAGCTCGACTTGTATATTTGACTATCTGATCCTTGCTGATGTGTTGAGGCTGGCTGTGGGAGGATCACTTTAGGTACCACATGCATTTAATTGTGTCCTCTACAGAAGTACCCACTTTGTTGTCTACTTTTCACTTGTAAATATGTCCAACCTGCTGGGAACACAACAATTGTAGACATCTAGGGACAAGTAGGGCCCTTTGGACCATCACAGAGGTGGCTGCTCCATTCTGAGCAGTAGAGCTTGTTACAGCCAAGCCCAGCCTCCTCtctgcagggtggggaggggaaagaggtgatgggaagaggcgggggtgggggtggggccctggggATCATTCTTCGGGGCAGTTAGGATAGAGGGTGGAGTGGGGAATAGGTGCTTAACCCCCCAGAAATTCTTTTTTACATTCTAAAGTGCCTTAGATTAAGAGGAAAATCAAAGAGCAACTGGGATCAGAAGTCAAACAGGGGCCCCTGGACTTACATAGAACATGATCTGGTCATATAGGTTGCTGCCCACCAACATCTTTGGGGTGGCTTTGTTGATGCCCAGGAGCTCCCACTCTCCCTGGGTCTGGATGAGGTTGCGAGATGTATCTGTTATCTCCCACACTTCCTTGTCCATGCCCAGTAGCATGCTGTCCACTGCAAGGCAGGCCAAACGCAGTTTGGTCCAGAAGTTCTCCCAGCTTCCTGCCCCCAGACTCAATTCCTCCCCTGTTGAGCTTCTTCAACAaattttcctctctgttcctttaaGGTAAGGCATCCAAGTTTTCTCAAAAATGGATTACAGGACCACAGTTCATGGGTGTGCAGGCTgcagcattgattttttttttttctttttggttgaaAACAAGAATGAGTCAAAGTTGTTATGGGAATGTTGGATATGACTCAAACATGAGTCAAGAACTTCTGCAATCATTCctattttccttctccattcccCAGTTTTATGATGTTGTTTTGGTGGAATCAAACATGAACAGCTCAACCTTTTTATAATTACATGCATGCCCattataataattaatttatCTAAATCTGCCACATGACACGTGGTGGCATTCAATGTGTTTACTGGTAAAGTGTGTTAGctatcaaaattaaaaggttttagctacaggtgcctgggtggctcagttggttagggtctgacccttgatttcggctcaggtcatgatctccccctcgtcaggctctgcactgacagtgtggagcctgcttaagactctctctccctctctctgcgcttcccccacttgtgtgtgctcttgctctctctctctcactcaaagtaaagaaataaacatttttaaaaaataaaaaaataaaaagtttcagcTAAAAATTGTGGAGGTGCAGTAGCTCAGGGTCAGATGAACCTCATTTGGCACAAGGGCCATCCAAGATATCAagcagtaattcttttttttttatttttagtttttaatgtttatttattttgagagacagggagagaggcagagcgtgtgcgggggaggggcagagagagagggagacacagaatcctaagcaggctccagcctcc contains these protein-coding regions:
- the HTR3C gene encoding LOW QUALITY PROTEIN: 5-hydroxytryptamine receptor 3C (The sequence of the model RefSeq protein was modified relative to this genomic sequence to represent the inferred CDS: deleted 1 base in 1 codon), giving the protein MEGGWPAGGGILLYLTVNLLLPGKGDTFTINCSGFDQHGVDPAAFQAVFDRKAFRPVINDSIPTRVNISFTLSAILEVNAQLQLLTSFLWMNLMWDNAFISWNPEECASINKLTVSAENLWLPDIFIVESMDVDRAPPGLTVFVSSEGQMTYDRPVRVTSICNLDIFYFPFDQQNCTFTFSSFLYTVDSMLLGMDKEVWEITDTSRNLIQTQGEWELLGINKATPKMLVGSNLYDQIMFYVAIRRRPSLYIINLLVPSGFLVAIDALSFYLPAESETRAPFKITLLLGYNVFLLMMNDLLPATGTPLISVYFALCLSLMVISLLETIFIIHLSHMAATQPPPMPWWLHSLLLNCASPRKCCTTAPGKGNKGFGLTLTHLHGMKKPVELVEKVPGARGTGLNGCPGSTRAQQEDEAQKQHLVDLWVQFSHMMDTLLFRLYLLFTATSIITVIVLWNT